The window CGGCCGTCAGCACCGGCGGGGGCGATGGCGGCGGCAACGGCGGGGATTCTACGCCGAGCGCTAGCCGCTCCAGCCTTTCGGCGGACCCGGCCTCCATTGTCGCGGGTGCCGGGAGCTCGACGATCACGGTGACCGTCCGAAATGATCGGGGAGATCCGATCGAGGGCGCCACCGTGTCGCTCGAGGCCAGCGGTACCGGCGTCACAGTGACGCAGCCCGATGGCGCGACTGAATCGGATGGCACCGCCACCGGCACGGTGGCCGGCGCCGCGCCGGGAACGATCGTCGTCTCGGCCACCGTAAACGGCTCGATACGACTGGCGCAGACCGCCGATGTGACGGTCACCGAGGTTCCGGAGACCCAGGTCGATCACTTCGTCTTTCGGCTTCAGCCCCACGACGTACGCAAGAACGAGCGATTCCGGGTCGAGGTCGCCATGGCGGATGCGGATGGCAATCTGGTTCCTCTCGCCGGAATCCTGCTGTATCTCGGGTTGTTCCCGGTAGGGAGTGATTCGCCGACCAACACTCGGCTGCTGGGCAATCGCTTCAGGGAGACTGAGGACGGGGTGGCCGTGTTCGACGATCTGGCGGTCGACAAGAAGGGACACTACCGGTTGCGGGTTCTGTCCGATCAGCTGCCCGAGCTGGGGCCCCACGGGCCGGAGCCGTACCTGTTCAGTCTGCCGTTCGAAGTGAAATGACGCTGCCGCCGAGAGCTCGAGCTCTCGGCGGCGGTTCCACATTCCCTTTTCGCTCCACTCCCTGGCTCAGGGATACCAGTTCGCCCCGAACCTGATCCGGGTCGTGGTGGTGTTGTTGGGCGTCCCCCAGTCCTGCCGCTGCCCGTCCACCTTGATGTTCCTCAACTTCCCCACACCCACGCTGAGCCCGCCGTCCAGCGCGAGCTTCGGCGACACGAAGAGCTGCACTCCGCCGGACGCGCGCCATGCGGCTGGACCCGCGCTCGCC of the Gemmatimonadales bacterium genome contains:
- a CDS encoding invasin domain 3-containing protein, yielding MQVVAVHGDRQEGKVGEPLDDSLVVRVVDTTGVGISGREVTWAVTIGGGTLVPERDTSDADGLASAKWTLGPEPGANAARATISGISFVTFTAVSTGGGDGGGNGGDSTPSASRSSLSADPASIVAGAGSSTITVTVRNDRGDPIEGATVSLEASGTGVTVTQPDGATESDGTATGTVAGAAPGTIVVSATVNGSIRLAQTADVTVTEVPETQVDHFVFRLQPHDVRKNERFRVEVAMADADGNLVPLAGILLYLGLFPVGSDSPTNTRLLGNRFRETEDGVAVFDDLAVDKKGHYRLRVLSDQLPELGPHGPEPYLFSLPFEVK